From Alloacidobacterium dinghuense:
TTTCAATCACTTACAGCATTCCTGCCATTCTCCACGGTACGCAACGGTACTGAACCTATCAACAATTCAACGTGCTTCTGACTTGCTTGGAGCTTATCAGCTGCTACTGCCTGCGTGTAAATATCCAAGGTTGTGCGGCTATTGGCGTGCCGGAGTGGTACGGCACGCGTCAGCAACTCAGTGTGCCTCTGACTTGCTTGACGCTTATCTGGCGCTCGTCTATCGAAGGCCGGAAGTTGGAGTCGAACTGATCAAAGGTCTTCATGTTCGAGCTATAATGGCCGCGCCGTTGGCTCCCGTGCCCGAGACGCAGTCCTCGGCTCGATATCCCGTGGCGCGATAACCCCCAGAGGTGCTCGGATGTCGTTCAAGAAGATCGTAGTGTTAGGAGGAGGGCCAATCGGGCTCTTCTGTGCAATTGAGGCGGCTCAGACGTTCAACTCCGGCAAGGTGACTCTGGTGGAGATGCGCGCAGACGAGTATTCGCGAATGAACGTGCCCGCACTGCCCACCCCGGTCGGCAAGCACCTAGAGCACCTTCAGATCAAGGCGCAAGCTGTGGGCAAGTCGGGAGCCGCGCCCTTATCCCAGATCGAAACTGCCATTCATGAAAAAGCGGTGAGCTGCGGCGTCAAGATGAAAGAGGGCTGGGTCGCCGTCGATATTATCGGCAAGGAAAAGCGCTCCGACGGGCGTTTCAAGAGTATGGCGATCACCATCGCCCAATGGGATCACGCGAAGAAGGCGGCTTCGACGAAGAAGAGGGAGATCATCAGCGCGGACCTCCTGATTCTGGCGGTGGGCGCATCGGGAATCGAAAATGATCTCTTTAAAAAGACTCTGGGTTTCGACACGGAAACCCTGAACGCAAGCAACTTTGCTATCTATGGCGTCTACACCAAGACCTACGACGCGAGTTTGCAATCGAAGCTCCAGAACGAAGTTAAGTCGATCGCGATGGCAACAGCAATATCGACGGACAACTCAGAGTATCTACTCTTGACCTTGAAGCAGGCGACCCCTGCCGACTTCGCTCTGCTCAAGCAGAACTCCACGAAGCTGAGAGAGTGCATGGACGTGGCAGGGCGGGCGTATCAGGGCCAGGTGATGCATGAGTTGAACGCAAAGGATAAGGCGGTTGGAGCTTTCGAGGTCAAAATCAAACGGGCGCGGCACGTGATCAGCCCGAAGTTTCCGGCGTTATTGGTGGGAGACGCGGCGGTCAGTCCGCATCCGCAGGCGGGCACTGGCCTGCTGACGGGATTTCACGGCTTCGAGGCACTGCAGGACCTGCTGCAGGCGCTAAAAGCGGTTCACCGCTCGTCCGACGAGGCTGTGGACGCGATCTGCGCGTTCGAGGACTCTTACGAGATTTACCTTTCCGCCAAGGCTTTGGAAGGAACGGTCATTATTCTGAATCACCTCATCGGTCTGGTGGACGCTTATGAGAAAAGCTGCGACGTCGACTTTGCCAAAGCCAAAGGTGTGGAGGCGAAATACCTCATTCGCTTTAACGCCCTGGGGGGGAACCTGCTGCGCATCAAGATGCAATCGCAGGTTAATCGCGCGTTACGGTTCGCCGAGATGCTGCACGCGGATGTCAATCGGCTGGATACGAAAGCCAACCGAACTCCAAGGTCCATGTTCGATCTTTCCGGGAAACTCGACGACAGCCTTAGCAAGACTCCGGTGACCGGCACTATGCAGTCCAACGACAGCATCAAGGTTCTGTGGAAGGATATTGGGGATACCTACATTGAATTAATGCAATTGACGCAAAGTTACAAGCCTCTCCAGGACGCGATCCAGAAATTGAGCACCGCTCTGCCTCCCAAACCTGTGCAGCCTCAGGGCGTAAGCGTCTAATTCTGAGACGGGTAGCTATTGCTGCCCAGCGATTGGGCAAACTGCGGAGCCGCAATAGCCGCGCTGCAGGCCTATTACGCAGACGCATTAAAACTAAGCCTACTAACTGTGTGTGCCGTAGACTTCTACCGACCACGGGTAGAGATCACGAGACGCCTAAGCCTGTGATTCTAGTCATGCGTCAGACCTCTACTTTCGAGAGCGCGACGGTACGGAACTTTGATTTAGGGTGATTTCGGATGCCTTAGGTAGTCGCCGATGCTCCGGAAATCAATGAGTTACACTCATCCAGATTTTTGACACGGTAGAGGTCAGGAGTTCGAGTCTCCTCGTGCCTACCATTCTTTTCAATCACTTACAGCAAATTCCTCGCATGAATTTGTGGCTTTCGGTGGCAAATGCTTCGGACTCTCTTGAGACTCCCCTCCTTTCGTGAGCATGGCGTACACCTCACCGACCATCTTCCTCACGCTGTCCGGCAACTCCTGCATGTACTCGTTGGCCGTGCCCCTTTTACGGACCCGGTCGCGGGCACTCGTCACAATATTCCTTGTTGCATAGCTTGATACACAGTCGGAACCGTAGGCTGGAAGCCGAGGCTGCGAAGACGTGATCCATCTATGCGGCCCATCCACGGATCGGTCAAGGGCTCCGCCGACGGCTCAATGGGGGAGCCAATAAGGCGGGCCATCTCGTAGAGGGTGGTCGGCGCGTCGTCGCAGACGTTGACGATGTGCCCATCCATTGCCCCAGTCAGAGCAAATTCGACCGCGCCTGCAACGTCTCGCTGGTGAACGAGGCTGAAAGTCCTTGCCGGGTGCCACTTGAACCTCGCTGCCAAATTCGGTGCCGCCGCCAGATGTCCGTCCCCATCGCCGTAGACAAAGCCGAGACGGAGGATACTCCAGTTGAGTCCGCTATTGCGGAGTTCGTTCTCCGCAGCGATCTTGCTTGCCGGATACGCGAGTTTGGGATTGGTCGCGTCATCTTCAAGGCCGGGATGGGATGCGTCCGCATCATAGACCAGTCCGGTGCTTGCCATAACGAAGCGGGCCTGTTGAACGTGGGTTTTCGCAGCGGCGATCAGGTTTTTCGTGCCATCGAGATTGGCTCGCCAGATGTCATCTTCGTTCTGAGTTCGAAAAACCGCGGCAAGATGGACGATCGCCGAGACGCCCTCGACAGCTTGCTTCAACGAATCCGAAACGAGAAGATCGCCCTCTACAGGCGCGGCTCCGGCGAGAACTTCCTTGCCTGGCCGTACGAGCGCACGGCAATTCACGCGGGCTTCGACGAACCGTCGCAAAAGTCGCGAACCCACGAGCCCTGTTCCACCAGTAATTAAGATCGTCATACTTGATCTCCTCCTGATATGTGTTTTTTCATGGTTGCCCCGTCACCACGGGATCGTTACGTTTTCCCATCGCGTAAATGTACCTGATGGGCCATCCGGGCCAAGAAGTGCAATGCGCACCACCTCGCGGGAGCCATCCTCGACAGACTCAGTGCCCGCATATCCGTTGAGGTTCGTCTTGGTGAATCCGGGCGAGACAAGGTTGAGCTTGATCCCGGTCGACTCTAGCTCGATCATCATGGCCAGTGTTATCGCGTTGAGAGCTGCCTTGGATGCCGGATACACCGGGATGTAGGACGCGTGGTAGGGGTGGGATCGGTCGGCGTTCGACGTCAGCGAGCCGACTCCGCTCGACACGTTGACGATGCGGGCGTCCGACGACTCGCGCAGTAGTGGCAGCATAGCCTGGTACACAGCGAGCGCCCCGAACACGTTTGTTTCCCACACCGCCCGGATTTCGTCTAGGGATGCGTTGCTCGGGAGGGTTATCTTCCTGTACTCCTGGAGGGACAAGCTGCCCTTCCTCGTATTCGAGATAGCTGCGTTGTTAACCAACAGGTCGAGGCGGCCGAACTCCATTCGGATGCGTTCCGCCGCGGTAGCGATCGAGACCCGATCCGTCACGTCTAGTTGGAGCGCGATGGCGCCAGGCCCAATCTCTTTGGCCGCAGCCTCGCCACGCTCGAAGTTGCGCGACCCGACCAGGACAGTGACGCCGTTCGCCACGAGTTCCTTTGCGACCCGAAGTCCGACTCCTTGGTTGGCCCCGGTAACCAGAGCGATGCGTTTGGATTGCATACTGTCCTCCCTTTACGGTGTGCGGCTGAGTCCTGATATGCTTTAGGGATAGCCGGAACCATGTTCCATATAATAAGCGGAACATTGTTCCGATTGCAAGCTCTCCAGCCATGAAAAAGCGAATTGCAGAACGAACCGACGATCAGAAACTCGAAAACAGCAAGCCTCGCCAGATGCGCGCCGATGGGCAGCGCAAGATGAGTTCAATACTTGACGCGGCGATGAAGGTCTTTGCTAAGTCAGGAGTTGATGCGCCGGTCCGTGAGATTGCGGAAAGGGCGGGAGTGGGCCTCGGCACGGTTTACCGTCATTTTCCGCGCAGGTCGGATCTCATCTTGGCCGTCTTTAGGACCCAAATGGATGCTTGCGCCGATGCGGCCCCTAACCTCGCGAGTAAGTATGAGCCTGGTGAGGCATTGGCTCGCTGGATGCAACGCTACATGGACTTCGTCGCTACCAAGCGAGGGCTTGCAGCCGCGCTGCACTCGGGCGACCC
This genomic window contains:
- a CDS encoding FAD-dependent oxidoreductase yields the protein MSFKKIVVLGGGPIGLFCAIEAAQTFNSGKVTLVEMRADEYSRMNVPALPTPVGKHLEHLQIKAQAVGKSGAAPLSQIETAIHEKAVSCGVKMKEGWVAVDIIGKEKRSDGRFKSMAITIAQWDHAKKAASTKKREIISADLLILAVGASGIENDLFKKTLGFDTETLNASNFAIYGVYTKTYDASLQSKLQNEVKSIAMATAISTDNSEYLLLTLKQATPADFALLKQNSTKLRECMDVAGRAYQGQVMHELNAKDKAVGAFEVKIKRARHVISPKFPALLVGDAAVSPHPQAGTGLLTGFHGFEALQDLLQALKAVHRSSDEAVDAICAFEDSYEIYLSAKALEGTVIILNHLIGLVDAYEKSCDVDFAKAKGVEAKYLIRFNALGGNLLRIKMQSQVNRALRFAEMLHADVNRLDTKANRTPRSMFDLSGKLDDSLSKTPVTGTMQSNDSIKVLWKDIGDTYIELMQLTQSYKPLQDAIQKLSTALPPKPVQPQGVSV
- a CDS encoding NAD-dependent epimerase/dehydratase family protein — encoded protein: MTILITGGTGLVGSRLLRRFVEARVNCRALVRPGKEVLAGAAPVEGDLLVSDSLKQAVEGVSAIVHLAAVFRTQNEDDIWRANLDGTKNLIAAAKTHVQQARFVMASTGLVYDADASHPGLEDDATNPKLAYPASKIAAENELRNSGLNWSILRLGFVYGDGDGHLAAAPNLAARFKWHPARTFSLVHQRDVAGAVEFALTGAMDGHIVNVCDDAPTTLYEMARLIGSPIEPSAEPLTDPWMGRIDGSRLRSLGFQPTVPTVYQAMQQGIL
- a CDS encoding SDR family NAD(P)-dependent oxidoreductase; the protein is MQSKRIALVTGANQGVGLRVAKELVANGVTVLVGSRNFERGEAAAKEIGPGAIALQLDVTDRVSIATAAERIRMEFGRLDLLVNNAAISNTRKGSLSLQEYRKITLPSNASLDEIRAVWETNVFGALAVYQAMLPLLRESSDARIVNVSSGVGSLTSNADRSHPYHASYIPVYPASKAALNAITLAMMIELESTGIKLNLVSPGFTKTNLNGYAGTESVEDGSREVVRIALLGPDGPSGTFTRWENVTIPW
- a CDS encoding TetR/AcrR family transcriptional regulator, yielding MKKRIAERTDDQKLENSKPRQMRADGQRKMSSILDAAMKVFAKSGVDAPVREIAERAGVGLGTVYRHFPRRSDLILAVFRTQMDACADAAPNLASKYEPGEALARWMQRYMDFVATKRGLAAALHSGDPAYSALPGYFDKRLRPALETLLEAAVSAGVVRPGIEADDLLRAVATLCHGPHGEEPVYARRMVELLVDGLRYGASTRIDDSLKPDARRNRKAPAK